A part of Maniola jurtina chromosome 19, ilManJurt1.1, whole genome shotgun sequence genomic DNA contains:
- the LOC123875007 gene encoding protein phosphatase 1 regulatory subunit 12A isoform X1, protein MEKRAVSGRGEPIPSILKKPKKSPTGDLLDKSSKIKRERNSKKGDVNTPLPQGCTPLMYACQQANYKSVVDILNKDPSSVRIRDRGLRSALHYCASSSAGVNQAARAACADRVLMAAPALADARDADGLTPLHLAVVHGNVPLVQTLLAAGADVNAKDNEQHTVVHWATVCGEVGALRAVLAAGADAATSDQHGGYPLHYAAQMCGAPAATDHQSRGAALEVLRALVREGGARVDVRDADGRTPLLWAASAGSAAAVLALHQAGASVDDADRDGLTALHCAAARGHTEALETLVGLCGARVDVADSHGCTPLHYAAALGHADATSALLIHGADAHRQDRRGRSPAHTAAAKGQIETVRILGARGANLWLRNSKGDLPLHEAVASGRRELVKWLLDGRPSQVNATNHEGRTPLHIAAATDNADLCRLLLDRGAEVNPVARSSKNEALTPLDCAASRGHRSTAKYLQMHGGLTASKLSNTQIVIDGAQITGLPTRKVTSTKIDVRDRIRIEKREVVELSSPVSDKRKIIKQRSEVDSLSSSSDERKTKKKSQSEYTNRYPDRRKRLAEKQKSFSDGYDSEFEGYEKHKDYKHKIKRDIKEKKNRSRSEPGRRSKESSKQRRHYRSTSESSSDSSDHSKKRKSKRHRKRHKRKSTTSESSSESSERQITKRRGKKTSIHIEHDDEKQKVNIVKYKKIETPQQSSEIAENDKDIVKTEIMPVNQDIEPTKDSQISKSKTHSETETDTVSVKTNMVITEAQIHMERESSQHGSSELTVTMDSSNNVSIETTNLSVTHKDGSENVVHDDDKPKEKEADSELVKDEIEVKTEESPLETTTTEKELESQIVATDEKSAPKSIDASEEVKSEPSLEPEPETEKKESSEDKHKETETPDKESTDKETHEEIIESSKEGSLEKARKTSFKVLSGPDEIQAKDNGTQEIKSNLETTSNKLIESQDKSPTVSFSDKDEVFKIKDTDPSEHLMGEHVDHKQAVENESVKKETSITDSKDSFESTEKEVNEAATGDVAAAVDKGIIKILDDGISNDMAQQSFEADDTNLPLAQASPRRSKSSKDSQGSSRKSSIYETESYKVLSDTVGTVEAGTGILKKPSIVDDEQDPNYESLRRDSSFGRIPSISDNEIYYSHSEANGRRKRFRKKGRTKSRITIRSKSENSERGYESSGLLDSGFEPSPRPVQRCIMSPRLNAYYQQRKSAKVTGVADSKIPVRKPGDKRAVDMRSVTQRIQTNMRRYYCERKIFQHLLELKRLQIRTSKANEAVLVKRAIDEYNKSSLAQVGLGPYNNTEYSFSSFEKFLYNSLRKLQKSGKKQLDNLPEKPIDFDYGESELYKMSAIPDNPCLCTSKTHRCFHAVHAYTGIPCSAYIPYKWNHHTMPKPATAVPTVKSKGFLPKIHSKPPSGKAHVTLEVSHGTEKQLIALPAEKLDRNKKYYVTFTVKGSEPPSDNDNASPKPSTKAVRSG, encoded by the exons CCATCATCAGTGCGTATTCGAGACCGTGGACTTCGCAGCGCGCTCCACTACTGCGCATCGAGCAGTGCAGGTGTGAACCAAGCTGCGCGGGCGGCGTGTGCGGACCGCGTCCTCATGGCTGCGCCGGCCTTAGCGGACGCGCGAGACGCCGATGGACTCACACCCCTACATCTGGCAGTTGTACACGGGAATGTGCCGCTAGTGCAAACGTTGTTGGCTGCTGGTGCGGATGTTAATGCCAAGGACAACGAACAGCATACAGTTGTGCATTGGGCTACTG TTTGTGGTGAAGTGGGCGCACTGCGGGCAGTGCTGGCAGCCGGCGCGGACGCCGCCACGTCGGACCAGCACGGCGGCTACCCGCTGCACTACGCGGCGCAGATGTGCGGAGCTCCCGCGGCTACCGACCATCAG AGTAGAGGAGCAGCGTTAGAAGTTCTCCGCGCACTAGTGAGGGAGGGTGGTGCACGAGTGGACGTCCGGGATGCGGACGGCCGCACGCCGCTGCTGTGGGCCGCCTCAGCTGGATCTGCCGCCGCGGTGCTGGCGCTTCACCAGGCTGGCGCTAGTGTTGATGACGCTGACAG AGATGGGTTAACAGCGTTACACTGCGCAGCAGCTCGTGGGCATACTGAAGCTTTAGAAACATTAGTGGGACTTTGTGGAGCCCGTGTTGACGTTGCTGATTCGCACGGATGCACACCTTTACATTACGCAGCGGCACTGGGGCATGCGGACGCAACTTCAGCTTTGCTCATCCATGGAGCTGATGCACATCGACAGGACCGACGGGGAAGAAGTCCTGCACATACTGCAGCCGCGAAAGGACAGATAGAGACCGTCCGTATACTGG GCGCAAGGGGggcaaatttgtggttaaggAATTCTAAAGGAGATTTACCATTACATGAAGCAGTAGCATCAGGACGCAGAGAGTTAGTGAAATGGTTGCTAGATGGACGGCCATCCCAAGTTAATGCCACAAACCACGAAGGACGGACACCGTTACACATCGCAGCTGCTACTGACAACGCCGATCTTTGTCGTTTATTACTAGATCGTGGCGCCGAAGTTAATCCAGTTGCGAGATCATCAAAGAATGAAGCTTTAACACCTTTAGATTGCGCGGCAAGCAGAGGTCACAGATCAACTGCTAAGTATTTGCAAATGCACGGTGGCTTAACAGCTTCAAAACTTTCCAATACACAAATCGTTATAGATGGTGCTCAAATAACTGGCCTACCAACTAGAAAAGTTACAAGTACAAAAATTGATGTACGTGATCGAATTAGAATAGAAAAACGTGAGGTAGTAGAACTTTCGAGTCCAGTTTCAGACAAgcgtaaaataattaaacaaagAAGTGAGGTTGATTCATTAAGTTCATCGTCAGATGAAcggaaaactaaaaaaaaatcacaaagcGAATATACTAACCGGTATCCTGATCGAAGGAAAAGGTTAGCTGAAAAGCAAAAAAGTTTCAGTGATGGGTACGACAGTGAATTTGAAGGATACGAAAAGCATAAGGActataaacataaaataaagagAGATATAAAAGAGAAAAAGAACAGATCAAGAAGTGAACCTGGTAGACGAAGTAAAGAAAGTTCCAAACAACGTAGACATTATAGATCTACCTCAGAAAGTTCATCGGATTCATCAGATCATTCAAAAAAAAGAAAGAGTAAACGGCATAGAAAACGCCATAAAAGAAAATCTACTACTTCTGAGAGTAGCTCAGAGTCAAGTGAACGGCAAATAACAAAACGAAGAGGTAAGAAAACATCAATACACATTGAACATGATGATGAGAAACAGAAGGTTAATattgttaaatataaaaaaatagaaactCCACAGCAAAGCTCTGAAATTGCAGAAAACGATAAAGACATAGTAAAAACAGAAATTATGCCAGTAAATCAAGATATTGAACCCACTAAAGATAGTCAAATAAGTAAAAGCAAAACTCATAGTGAAACGGAAACTGATACTGTTTCTGTTAAAACAAATATGGTTATAACAGAAGCTCAAATACATATGGAACGTGAATCAAGTCAACATGGCAGTTCAGAATTAACCGTTACTATGGATTCATCAAATAATGTATCCATAGAAACTACAAATTTGTCTGTTACACATAAGGATGGAagtgaaaatgtggtgcacgATGACGACAAACCAAAAGAAAAAGAAGCTGACTCTGAATTGGTAAAAGATGAAATTGAAGTAAAGACCGAAGAATCACCTTTAGAAACTACAACAACAGAAAAGGAATTAGAAAGTCAAATTGTAGCTACTGATGAAAAAAGTGCACCCAAAAGTATTGATGCTTCAGAAGAAGTTAAGTCTGAACCCAGTTTAGAACCTGAACCTGAGACTGAAAAGAAAGAATCTTCTGAGGATAAACATAAGGAAACTGAAACTCCAGACAAAGAATCTACAGATAAGGAGACTCATGAAGAAATAATTGAATCTTCTAAGGAAGGTAGTTTAGAAAAAGCACGAAAAACATCATTTAAAGTTTTGTCAGGTCCAGATGAAATTCAAGCTAAAGATAATGGAACCCAAGAGATCAAATCAAACTTAGAAACTACCAGTAACAAATTAATTGAGTCCCAAGATAAAAGTCCCACTGTTTCTTTTTCTGATAAGGATGAGGTTTTCAAAATAAAGGACACAGATCCCTCTGAGCACTTAATGGGGGAACATGTAGATCATAAACAAGCTGTTGAAAATGAAAGTGTAAAAAAAGAAACCTCCATAACTGACAGCAAGGACAGCTTTGAATCCACAGAAAAAGAAGTCAATGAAGCAGCAACTGGCGATGTAGCTGCAGCAGTCGATAAAGGTATTATCAAAATTTTGGATGATGGTATTTCAAATGATATGGCGCAACAAAGTTTTGAAGCGGATGATACCAATTTGCCACTCGCACAAGCATCCCCTCGACGATCGAAATCATCAAAAGATAGCCAAGGAAGCAGTAGAAAAAGTAGTATTTATGAAACTGAAAGTTATAAAGTCCTCTCAGATACTGTAGGAACAGTTGAGGCGGGCAcaggtatattaaaaaaaccaagTATTGTAGATGACGAACAAGATCCGAATTATGAAAGCCTGCGTAGGGATAGCTCATTCGGTAGAATTCCTAGTATAAGTGATAATGAAATTTACTATAGTCATTCAGAAGCAAATGGAAGAAGAAAACGTTTTCGGAAAAAAGGTAGGACAAAAAGTCGGATAACGATAAGATCAAAAAGTGAAAATTCTGAAAGAGGTTATGAATCGAGTGGCTTATTGGATTCAGGTTTTGAACCAAGTCCAAGGCCAGTTCAGCGTTGCATCATGAGTCCAAGACTGAATGCCTATTACCAGCAAAGAAAGAGTGCAAAGGTTACGGGAGTGGCTGATAGTAAAATACCAGTGCGAAAGCCGGGGGACAAAAGAGCTGTCGATATGCGATCTGTTACACAACGAATACAAACAAATATGAGAAG ATATTATTGCGAGCGAAAAATTTTTCAGCACTTGCTAGAACTTAAGCGTCTGCAAATAAGAACAAGTAAAGCAAACGAAGCTGTGCTAGTCAAACGAGCCATAGATGAATACAACAAATCAAGTTTGGCTCAAGTTGGTTTAGGTCCTTACAACAATACGGAGTATTCATTTAgtagttttgaaaaatttcttTACAATAGCCTAAGGAAGTTACAAAAGAGTGGGAAGAAGCAATTAGATAATTTACCAGAGAAACCTATAGATTTTGACTATGGAGAGAGTGAGCTATACAAAATGAGTGCTATACCAGATAACCCTTGTCTATGTACGAGCAAGACACATCGCTGTTTTCATGCTGTACATGCATACACTGGAATTCCGTGTTCTGCTTACA TTCCTTACAAATGGAATCACCATACGATGCCTAAACCAGCAACAGCAGTACCAACAGTTAAATCGAAAGGCTTTCTGCCTAAAATCCATTCTAAACCACCTTCGGGAAAAGCTCACGTCACGTTAGAAGTATCGCACGGCACAGAAAAGCAGTTGATAGCATTGCCAGCTGAAAAACtggatagaaataaaaaatattatgtaacatttactgTAAAAGGTTCTGAACCACCATCGGATAATGATAATGCGTCACCAAAACCGTCTACCAAGGCTGTTAGAAGTGGCTAg
- the LOC123875007 gene encoding ankycorbin isoform X2, protein MCGAPAATDHQSRGAALEVLRALVREGGARVDVRDADGRTPLLWAASAGSAAAVLALHQAGASVDDADRDGLTALHCAAARGHTEALETLVGLCGARVDVADSHGCTPLHYAAALGHADATSALLIHGADAHRQDRRGRSPAHTAAAKGQIETVRILGARGANLWLRNSKGDLPLHEAVASGRRELVKWLLDGRPSQVNATNHEGRTPLHIAAATDNADLCRLLLDRGAEVNPVARSSKNEALTPLDCAASRGHRSTAKYLQMHGGLTASKLSNTQIVIDGAQITGLPTRKVTSTKIDVRDRIRIEKREVVELSSPVSDKRKIIKQRSEVDSLSSSSDERKTKKKSQSEYTNRYPDRRKRLAEKQKSFSDGYDSEFEGYEKHKDYKHKIKRDIKEKKNRSRSEPGRRSKESSKQRRHYRSTSESSSDSSDHSKKRKSKRHRKRHKRKSTTSESSSESSERQITKRRGKKTSIHIEHDDEKQKVNIVKYKKIETPQQSSEIAENDKDIVKTEIMPVNQDIEPTKDSQISKSKTHSETETDTVSVKTNMVITEAQIHMERESSQHGSSELTVTMDSSNNVSIETTNLSVTHKDGSENVVHDDDKPKEKEADSELVKDEIEVKTEESPLETTTTEKELESQIVATDEKSAPKSIDASEEVKSEPSLEPEPETEKKESSEDKHKETETPDKESTDKETHEEIIESSKEGSLEKARKTSFKVLSGPDEIQAKDNGTQEIKSNLETTSNKLIESQDKSPTVSFSDKDEVFKIKDTDPSEHLMGEHVDHKQAVENESVKKETSITDSKDSFESTEKEVNEAATGDVAAAVDKGIIKILDDGISNDMAQQSFEADDTNLPLAQASPRRSKSSKDSQGSSRKSSIYETESYKVLSDTVGTVEAGTGILKKPSIVDDEQDPNYESLRRDSSFGRIPSISDNEIYYSHSEANGRRKRFRKKGRTKSRITIRSKSENSERGYESSGLLDSGFEPSPRPVQRCIMSPRLNAYYQQRKSAKVTGVADSKIPVRKPGDKRAVDMRSVTQRIQTNMRRYYCERKIFQHLLELKRLQIRTSKANEAVLVKRAIDEYNKSSLAQVGLGPYNNTEYSFSSFEKFLYNSLRKLQKSGKKQLDNLPEKPIDFDYGESELYKMSAIPDNPCLCTSKTHRCFHAVHAYTGIPCSAYIPYKWNHHTMPKPATAVPTVKSKGFLPKIHSKPPSGKAHVTLEVSHGTEKQLIALPAEKLDRNKKYYVTFTVKGSEPPSDNDNASPKPSTKAVRSG, encoded by the exons ATGTGCGGAGCTCCCGCGGCTACCGACCATCAG AGTAGAGGAGCAGCGTTAGAAGTTCTCCGCGCACTAGTGAGGGAGGGTGGTGCACGAGTGGACGTCCGGGATGCGGACGGCCGCACGCCGCTGCTGTGGGCCGCCTCAGCTGGATCTGCCGCCGCGGTGCTGGCGCTTCACCAGGCTGGCGCTAGTGTTGATGACGCTGACAG AGATGGGTTAACAGCGTTACACTGCGCAGCAGCTCGTGGGCATACTGAAGCTTTAGAAACATTAGTGGGACTTTGTGGAGCCCGTGTTGACGTTGCTGATTCGCACGGATGCACACCTTTACATTACGCAGCGGCACTGGGGCATGCGGACGCAACTTCAGCTTTGCTCATCCATGGAGCTGATGCACATCGACAGGACCGACGGGGAAGAAGTCCTGCACATACTGCAGCCGCGAAAGGACAGATAGAGACCGTCCGTATACTGG GCGCAAGGGGggcaaatttgtggttaaggAATTCTAAAGGAGATTTACCATTACATGAAGCAGTAGCATCAGGACGCAGAGAGTTAGTGAAATGGTTGCTAGATGGACGGCCATCCCAAGTTAATGCCACAAACCACGAAGGACGGACACCGTTACACATCGCAGCTGCTACTGACAACGCCGATCTTTGTCGTTTATTACTAGATCGTGGCGCCGAAGTTAATCCAGTTGCGAGATCATCAAAGAATGAAGCTTTAACACCTTTAGATTGCGCGGCAAGCAGAGGTCACAGATCAACTGCTAAGTATTTGCAAATGCACGGTGGCTTAACAGCTTCAAAACTTTCCAATACACAAATCGTTATAGATGGTGCTCAAATAACTGGCCTACCAACTAGAAAAGTTACAAGTACAAAAATTGATGTACGTGATCGAATTAGAATAGAAAAACGTGAGGTAGTAGAACTTTCGAGTCCAGTTTCAGACAAgcgtaaaataattaaacaaagAAGTGAGGTTGATTCATTAAGTTCATCGTCAGATGAAcggaaaactaaaaaaaaatcacaaagcGAATATACTAACCGGTATCCTGATCGAAGGAAAAGGTTAGCTGAAAAGCAAAAAAGTTTCAGTGATGGGTACGACAGTGAATTTGAAGGATACGAAAAGCATAAGGActataaacataaaataaagagAGATATAAAAGAGAAAAAGAACAGATCAAGAAGTGAACCTGGTAGACGAAGTAAAGAAAGTTCCAAACAACGTAGACATTATAGATCTACCTCAGAAAGTTCATCGGATTCATCAGATCATTCAAAAAAAAGAAAGAGTAAACGGCATAGAAAACGCCATAAAAGAAAATCTACTACTTCTGAGAGTAGCTCAGAGTCAAGTGAACGGCAAATAACAAAACGAAGAGGTAAGAAAACATCAATACACATTGAACATGATGATGAGAAACAGAAGGTTAATattgttaaatataaaaaaatagaaactCCACAGCAAAGCTCTGAAATTGCAGAAAACGATAAAGACATAGTAAAAACAGAAATTATGCCAGTAAATCAAGATATTGAACCCACTAAAGATAGTCAAATAAGTAAAAGCAAAACTCATAGTGAAACGGAAACTGATACTGTTTCTGTTAAAACAAATATGGTTATAACAGAAGCTCAAATACATATGGAACGTGAATCAAGTCAACATGGCAGTTCAGAATTAACCGTTACTATGGATTCATCAAATAATGTATCCATAGAAACTACAAATTTGTCTGTTACACATAAGGATGGAagtgaaaatgtggtgcacgATGACGACAAACCAAAAGAAAAAGAAGCTGACTCTGAATTGGTAAAAGATGAAATTGAAGTAAAGACCGAAGAATCACCTTTAGAAACTACAACAACAGAAAAGGAATTAGAAAGTCAAATTGTAGCTACTGATGAAAAAAGTGCACCCAAAAGTATTGATGCTTCAGAAGAAGTTAAGTCTGAACCCAGTTTAGAACCTGAACCTGAGACTGAAAAGAAAGAATCTTCTGAGGATAAACATAAGGAAACTGAAACTCCAGACAAAGAATCTACAGATAAGGAGACTCATGAAGAAATAATTGAATCTTCTAAGGAAGGTAGTTTAGAAAAAGCACGAAAAACATCATTTAAAGTTTTGTCAGGTCCAGATGAAATTCAAGCTAAAGATAATGGAACCCAAGAGATCAAATCAAACTTAGAAACTACCAGTAACAAATTAATTGAGTCCCAAGATAAAAGTCCCACTGTTTCTTTTTCTGATAAGGATGAGGTTTTCAAAATAAAGGACACAGATCCCTCTGAGCACTTAATGGGGGAACATGTAGATCATAAACAAGCTGTTGAAAATGAAAGTGTAAAAAAAGAAACCTCCATAACTGACAGCAAGGACAGCTTTGAATCCACAGAAAAAGAAGTCAATGAAGCAGCAACTGGCGATGTAGCTGCAGCAGTCGATAAAGGTATTATCAAAATTTTGGATGATGGTATTTCAAATGATATGGCGCAACAAAGTTTTGAAGCGGATGATACCAATTTGCCACTCGCACAAGCATCCCCTCGACGATCGAAATCATCAAAAGATAGCCAAGGAAGCAGTAGAAAAAGTAGTATTTATGAAACTGAAAGTTATAAAGTCCTCTCAGATACTGTAGGAACAGTTGAGGCGGGCAcaggtatattaaaaaaaccaagTATTGTAGATGACGAACAAGATCCGAATTATGAAAGCCTGCGTAGGGATAGCTCATTCGGTAGAATTCCTAGTATAAGTGATAATGAAATTTACTATAGTCATTCAGAAGCAAATGGAAGAAGAAAACGTTTTCGGAAAAAAGGTAGGACAAAAAGTCGGATAACGATAAGATCAAAAAGTGAAAATTCTGAAAGAGGTTATGAATCGAGTGGCTTATTGGATTCAGGTTTTGAACCAAGTCCAAGGCCAGTTCAGCGTTGCATCATGAGTCCAAGACTGAATGCCTATTACCAGCAAAGAAAGAGTGCAAAGGTTACGGGAGTGGCTGATAGTAAAATACCAGTGCGAAAGCCGGGGGACAAAAGAGCTGTCGATATGCGATCTGTTACACAACGAATACAAACAAATATGAGAAG ATATTATTGCGAGCGAAAAATTTTTCAGCACTTGCTAGAACTTAAGCGTCTGCAAATAAGAACAAGTAAAGCAAACGAAGCTGTGCTAGTCAAACGAGCCATAGATGAATACAACAAATCAAGTTTGGCTCAAGTTGGTTTAGGTCCTTACAACAATACGGAGTATTCATTTAgtagttttgaaaaatttcttTACAATAGCCTAAGGAAGTTACAAAAGAGTGGGAAGAAGCAATTAGATAATTTACCAGAGAAACCTATAGATTTTGACTATGGAGAGAGTGAGCTATACAAAATGAGTGCTATACCAGATAACCCTTGTCTATGTACGAGCAAGACACATCGCTGTTTTCATGCTGTACATGCATACACTGGAATTCCGTGTTCTGCTTACA TTCCTTACAAATGGAATCACCATACGATGCCTAAACCAGCAACAGCAGTACCAACAGTTAAATCGAAAGGCTTTCTGCCTAAAATCCATTCTAAACCACCTTCGGGAAAAGCTCACGTCACGTTAGAAGTATCGCACGGCACAGAAAAGCAGTTGATAGCATTGCCAGCTGAAAAACtggatagaaataaaaaatattatgtaacatttactgTAAAAGGTTCTGAACCACCATCGGATAATGATAATGCGTCACCAAAACCGTCTACCAAGGCTGTTAGAAGTGGCTAg